A stretch of DNA from Danio rerio strain Tuebingen ecotype United States chromosome 10, GRCz12tu, whole genome shotgun sequence:
ATTTAGCTCTCGCACTGGCCGCTGTTTCTTTCCTATTCATCACTTGTGTGGTTGTGATAATATCAGTTAGAATCTACAGATGGAGACAATCTCGCTTCCTCTATCAGTCCAATCTGCCTGTTATTCCGTACTATCCACCGCATTACGCAGACACAGGAGTCACTGGAACTCTGCCGCACGGCTATAATTATGAAGTGTGCATGACGACTGACTCGAGGAAGAGTGACTGTAAGTTTTCTACACTCGGGGGTCAGAGTGTTTTAGTGGTGGACCCAAGTTTTACTCAGAACACGCAGCGCGCAATGAAGGAAAGTCGCTTTTTTAAAGATCCCGAAGACAGTGCCGAAACGGTAAGACtgcataatattaaataaaaattatgacaTAACAATAACATTCAAATACATGCAACAAATGCAAAGTTAGCAGTATTAGAAACAATTTGCCATACGTTAAGTCTATTTACTTTAAGGTTTAATTGGCCAAATGCAATGTGTTACTTAAATTCATAATTCAAATCTTTACAGCATGTAAATGTTCAAACAAAATATATACATGccaaaaataacattaacattgtTCATTCAGTTTTAATTCACAATTGTTGCTAAAATTTTGTTCAACATATATTGGTACataaaatctttttaatttaataaaagtaatacGTATTTGTCTTTGTTAGTTGCGACTACAAAAGCATTAAATAATTGGGTTTTATTTAAAAGCTTTAGCTTTAAATTATTTTGCCATGACCTGCAGATAAGTTGATTTGTAACACTGCTAATGAAGGTTTTTTGTAGAATAGTTCGTTTATTTGCTACATTGTAGTAAAGTTTGCAAAATATTTTAGTAGCACATCAGTTTATTCCCGCTATTAATTACTGCATTATTACCtgcgtaattaaaaaaaaaatatatatatttgtacttCCAAAGTATGATCTTTTTTATATTCCTAATCCTACAGTACCTACACATTTTATCTACATTGTTCAGGGATATTTTATCTATTAGATAAATGATGGAATGCAGTTTTAGTTTAGGGACATTTCATAGCTTTTATTATTGCCGTTTCTCGTTTTTAACTCTAAGGGCCGCTGTTGATCTGTAAAACAGAAATGCACGTAGGTTACAGCCTGTGGTTAGTGGAACTGTGCTGATGTTGCGTATGTTATTGTGAAGGATACTAGAGAGAGTCGACGAAGGAAGACTGTCATTGACTAACAGCGACCAAACGGGATTTATTTGTGAATATTTCAATTACTAAACATCACAAACACTGTATTCTTAAATCATTatatttaaagatgtttgtgtCAAGATCTTATGGGATGATCTTAAGTTTTCAATCGCGAAGACAATCACTGGGTCGTGTTTATCCATGGAGGGTCTTATTCATCATGGCCGTTTTTTCGATCTTAAAGACAAACGCACAGATTCGGTATTCAGTTCCAGAGGAAATGAAGAAAGGATCTCTTATCGGGAATATAGCTCATGATCTTGGTCTGGATGTTCAAAGACTGCGCTCGGGTCGAGCTCGTATCGTGTCTGGCGACAGCACCGAGTATGTAGAGCTCAAAACAGACAAAGGGATTTTGGTTGTAAAGGAGAGAATTGACCGAGAGCAGCTTTGCGCTGAAACCACTCCGTGCAGCTTCACGTTTGAAATTATACTTGATAATCCAATGGAGCTACATCATGTTACGGTGGAAATATTGGATGTAAATGATCACTCACCAACATTTGCCAAAAGTGATATTAATCTTGAAATAAGCGAATCGGCCGCCCCCGGTGCTCGTTTTTTACTGGGAGGCGCAGATGATCCTGATGTAGGTGTAAACGCACTACAACATTATACTATATCACCTAACGATAATTTTATCCTGAAAGAAAAATCGCGCCCTGATGGAGTTAAATATGCTGAAATGGTGCTTCAGAAACCTCTAGACAGAGAACAGCATCCTCGACTGTCTCTCATTCTTACTGCAGTCGATGGAGGAAACCCTCAAAGAACTGGTAGCATGAAAATAGAGGTCACTGTATTAGATGTAAATGACAACGCGCCTGTATTTAACCAGTCAATATACAGAGCGACAGTGGAGGAAAATTCACAAAAAGGTACTTATATTACAATTGTTAATGCTAGTGATGTTGACAGTGGTGCGAATAGCTTAATTTCATACAGTTTTGCGAATTTTAAAGGGaatataaatgacatttttcacaTTAATGATAGAACAGGTGTCATAACATTAAGCGGGGTTCTTGACTATGAAAAAGCAAAGAAATACGAAATTGATATTGAAGCCAAAGATCAGGGAGGTTTGGGTGACTCAGCAAAAGTTGTAGTTGATTTAATTGATGTTAATGATAATGCGCCAGTGATTAGTGTCATGTCATTTTCAAGCCCAGTTACAGAAGACGCAACTGTTGGCACTACCATCGCTATTTTCAGTGTCAAGGATGTAGATGCAGGAGACAATGGTCACGTTGAATGTACTATTGGTAGAAATACTCCTTTTAAACTACAGTCGTCACTGCGGAATTATTACACTTTAGTCACTGATGCGGCTTTAGATCGTGAGCGTGTGGCAGAATATAATATAACTATTACATCTACAGATTCAGGATCTCCTGCGCTTTCCAGTCAGAAAACTTTGAATTTGAAAGTATCAGATGTAAATGACAATCCACCCAGGTTTCAAAAGAGTGTTTACACTGCATTTATTACAGAAAACAATTCAccgggtttgtccatatttactCTGAGCGCTAAAGATGATGACTGGAATCAGAACGCTCGTATTTCATATCTTCTAGAAGATACTTCAGTGGGTGGATCCCCTGTTTCCTCTTTTATATCAGTAAATGCTGACAGTGGAGTGGTTCACGCACTGCGCGGTTTCGACTATGAGCAAATGAAAAGTGTTCACGTTTGTGTGAAAGCACAAGATGGAGGCTCTCCGCCCCTCAGCACTAATGTGACTTTGGATATTATAATCCAAGATCAGAATGACAACGCTCCTCAGGTTCTGTATCCAGTACAGACTGGCGCTTCAGTGGTGGCTGAGATTGTgcctcgtgctgcagatgttgGATATCTGGTCACTAAAGTGGTGGCTGTTGATGTGGACTCTGGTCAGAATGCCTGGCTCTCCTATAAACTCCAGAAAGCTCCAGACAGAGCGCTGTTTGAAGTGGGTTTACAGAATGGAGAATTAAGAACTGTGCGACAAGTCACTGATAAAGATGCTGTCAAACAAAGACTCACTGTTGTTGTGGAGGATAACGGACAGCCCTCTCGCTCAGCTGTGGTCTCCATTAACGTGGCAGTGGCTGACAGCTTTCCTGAAGTGCTGTCAGAGTTCACAGACTTTACGCATGAGAAACAATATAACGACAgcttaactttttatttagttcTCGCACTGGCCGCTGTTTCTTTCCTATTCATCACTTGTGTGGTTGTGATAATATCAGTTAAAATCTACAGATGGAGACAATCTCGCTTCCTTTATCAGTCCAATCTGCCTGTTATTCCGTACTATCCACCGCATTACGCAGACACAGGAGTCACTGGAACTCTGCCACACGGCTATAATTATGAAGTGTGCATGACGACTGACTCGAGGAAGAGTGACTGTAAGTTTTCTACACTCGGGGGTCAGAGTGTTTTAGTGGTGGACCCGAGTTTCAGTGAGACGATGCAGCGCGCAGTGAAGGAAAATCGTTGTTTAAAAGATGCAGAGGAGTGTCTGGAAACGGTAAGATCGcattatattaaacaataattatgataaaaaatGTATTCTTGAATTGCACACAACAGTATCAGAATTCATTTGCAGAAAATAAAAGTGATGTATATAAAGCATTCATTTCTTAGTTTGAGTTGATTAATTATTCATCATAAACAAAAGTTAAAGTTCTAGAATTTATTGTTTTGTCCAAATATAAATAGAACATTGTTTGATCGATTTTAGTCCATGATTATTcctaaaacgtaaaaaaaatgaTTAGGACATTAGGActcaataataatgatgatgatattaataataataataatgataaactcTCGCCTTTAGGCGACGCGGTGGCgggggcagtaggtagtgttgtcgcctcacagcaagaaggtcgctggtttgagcctcggctgggtcagttggcgtttctgtgtggagtttgcatgttttccctgcgttcgcatagatttccaccgggtgctccggtttcccccgcagtccaaagacatgcagtacagatgaattgagtaggctaagttgtacgtagtttatgagtgtggataagtgtgtatggatgtttcccagaaacgggttgcagctggaagggcatcctctacataaaacatgtgctagataagttggcggttcattccgctgtgggaccccagattaataaagactaagccaaaaagaaaataaatgaatgaattatattgcATTTAACTGTGAAATATGGGGGGCCCAAATAATTACCtctataattgaaataaaatgtttttcccATGGTTGTAAAAAGTATTACTTATTTTTGCACCACTTGCTGTAAAGCAGGTTCAACTTTTACGTTTATAAAGGTACTGCGTATTTATTTAGATTCACGATAGTTTCTCCATAGAGGTAAAACAACGGAATGCAGTTGTGATTCTGAGACTTTATAGCTTTTAATGTTGTTTCTCTGTCTCAACTCTAAGGGCCGCTGTTGATTTGTATAAAATGCACCTAGGTTTCCGCCTATGGTTGGTGGAACTGTGCTAATGCTGGCTATGAGGTTGTGTATGAGGAGACTAAAATGAGCCACTGAACGGAGACTATTGACTAACAGCGACCTTACGGGATTCATTTGTGGATATTTCGATTGCAAATCTTCATGAGCAGTCTGTATTATAATTTGTGTATAAAATGTTTGTCATGAGAGCATTTATGAGGATTATATGTTACCTAGTGCGAGGACAACCATTGCATCCTGCTTATCCATGGAGGGTCTTATTCATCATGGCCGTTTTTTCAATCTTAAAGACAAACGCACAGATTCGGTATTCAGTTCCAGAGGAAATGAAGAAAGGATCTCTTATCGGGAATATAGCCCATGATCTTGGTCTGGATGTTCAAAGACTGCGCTCGGGTCGAGCTCGTATCGTGTCTGGCGACAGCACCGAGTATGTAGAGCTCAAAACAGACAAAGGGATTTTGGTTGTAAAGGAGAGAATTGACCGAGAGCAGCTTTGCGCTGAAACCACTCCGTGCAGCTTCACGTTTGAAATAATACTCGATAATCCAGTGCAACTACATCATATTATGGTGGAAATATTGGATGTAAATGATCACTCGCCAACTTTccttaatgatttaattaattttgaaataagCGAGTCAGCTGCCCCTGGAGCTCGTTTCCAAGTGGGAAGCGCAGTTGATCCTGATGTTGGCGTGAATGGTATTCAAAATTATGTCATATCACAGaatgataattttattttaaaacaacatgtaCGAGAAGGTGGTGTGAAATATGCAGAAATGGTGCTTCAGAAACCTCTAGATAGAGAACAGCATCCACGACTGTCCCTCATTCTCACAGCGGTCGACGGAGGAAACCCTCAAAAATCAGGTAACGTTAAAATAGAGGTCACTGTATTAGATGCAAATGACAACGCACCAGTATTTAACCAGTCCATATACAAGGCAACAATTAAAGAAAATGCACCTAAAGGAACTTATATAACAACTGTTAATGCGAGTGATGCAGATTCCGGGTCAAATAGTTTAATCTCGTATAGCTTTATGAACACGAAAATCGTCAGCGAGATTTTTGAGTTGGATGAAAGCACTGGTGTGATAAAATTAAATGGGGTTCTTGACTACGAAAAAGCAAAGAAATACGAAATTGATATCGAAGCAAAAGACGAAGGTGGTTTAGGCGACTCTGCAAAAGTCATTGTTGATTTAATTGATGTAAATGACAATGCGCCAGTGATCAGTGTCATGTCATTTTTCACCCCAGTAAGCGAGGATGCACCTGTTGGCAACACTATTGCAATTTTCAATGTCAAAGATGTAGATGCAGGAGACAATGGTCACGTTGAATGTACTATTGATAAAAGTTCTCCATTTAAACTACAGTCTTCACTGCGGAATTATTACACTTTAGTCACTGATGCGGCTTTAGATCGTGAGCGTGTGGCAGAATATAATATAACTATTACAGCAACAGATTCAGGATCTCCTGCGCTTTCCAGTCAAAAAACTTTGAATTTGAAAGTATTAGATGTTAATGACAATCCACCCAGGTTTCAAAAGAGTgtttacaatgcatttattacagaaaaCAATTCGCCAGGTCTGTCCATATTTACTCTGAGCGCTAAAGATGATGACTGGAACCAGAACGCTCGTATTTCATATCTTCTAGAAGATACTTCAGTGGGTGGATCCCCTGTTTCCTCTTTTATATCAGTAAATGCTGACAGTGGAGTGGTTCACGCACTGCGCGGTTTTGACTATGAGCAAATGAAAAGTGTTCAAGTTTGCGTAAAAGCACAAGATGGAGGCTCTCCGCCCCTCAGCACTAATGTGACTTTGGATATTATAATCCAAGACCAGAATGACAACGCTCCTCAGGTTCTGTATCCAGTACAGACTGGCGCTTCAGTGGTGGCTGAGATTGTgcctcgtgctgcagatgttgGATATCTGGTCACTAAAGTGGTGGCTGTTGATGTGGACTCTGGTCAGAATGCCTGGCTCTCCTATAAACTGCAGAAAGCTGCAGACAAAGCGCTGTTTGAAGTGGGTTTACAGAATGGAGAAATAAGAACTGTGCGACAAGTGACTGATAAAGATGCTGTCAAACAAAAACTCACTGTTGTTGTGGAGGATAACGGACAGCCCTCTCGCTCAGCTGTGGTCTCCATTAACGTGGCAGTGGCTGACAGCTTTCCTGAAGTGTTGTCAGAGTTTACAGATTTTACGCATGAGAAACAATATAACGACAgcttaactttttatttagttcTGGCTCTGGCCGCCATTTCTTTCCTATTCATCACTTGTGTGGTTGTGATAATATCAGTTAAAATCTACAGATGGAGACAATCTCGCTTCCTCTATCAGTCCAATCTGCCTGTTATTCCGTACTATCCACCGCATTACGCAGACACAGGAGTCACTGGAACTCTGCCTCACGGCTATAATTATGAAGTGTGCATGACGACTGACTCGAGGAAGAGTGACTGTAAGTTTTCCACACTCGGGGGTCAGAGTGTTTTAGTGGTGGACCCGAGTTTTACTCAGACGACTCAGCGCGCAATGAAGGAAAATCGTTTTTGTAAAGATCCCGAAGACAGTGCCGAAACGGTAAGACTGCATACTATCAAATAAGACTTATGGTATAGCAAgtctataataataaattacatgcaACAAATGTAAGTTTAGCAGTATTAGACACCATTTGCttcattaatttgatttaaattaagGTTTAGTTTGTTAAATGTAATGTGTTACttcttatatattaattattcaaatctTTACAGCATGTATTAAATGTTCACACaaaatatatacttgcaaaaatgCCGTTGTTAATTCAGTCTTAATTCACAATTGTTGCAAAATTTTTGTTAAACATATATTTGTAcataatgaatttaatttaataaaagtcataaatatttttctttgttaGTTTCGACTTCTAAAGCATTAACCGATGTTAAACATTTgggtttttaataaaatgttttagctTTAAATCATTTCGCCAATGATCTGCAGATAAGTTGATTTGTAACACTgctatttaagtttttattttttgtaggatCGTTTGTTTTTTTCTCCACATTGTAGGAAAGTATGCATAATATTTTTGGTAGCACATCAGTTTAAGTATAAATTCCCACTATTAATTACTGCATTATTACCTGCGTAATTTTAAGAAA
This window harbors:
- the pcdh1g9 gene encoding protocadherin 1 gamma 9 (The RefSeq protein has 10 substitutions compared to this genomic sequence) is translated as MFVIRAFMRIICYLVRGQPLHPAYPWRVLFIMAVFSILKTNAQIRYSVPEEMKKGSLIGNIAHDLGLDVQRLRSGRARIVSGDSTEYVELKTDKGILVVKERIDREQLCAETTPCSFTFEIILDNPVQLHHILVEILDVNDHSPTFLNDLINFEISESAAPGARFQVGSAVDPDVGVNGIQNYVISQNDNFILKQHVREGGVKYAEMVLQKPLDREQHPRLSLILTAVDGGNPQKSGNVKIEVTVLDVNDNAPVFNQSIYKATIKENAPKGTYITTVNASDADSGSNSLISYSFMNTKIVSEIFELDESTGVIKLNGVLDYEKAKKYEIDIEAKDEGGLGDSAKVIVDLIDVNDNAPVISVMSFFTPVSEDAPVGNTIAIFNVKDVDAGDNGHVECTIDRSSPFKLQSSLRNYYTLVTDAALDRERVAEYNITITATDSGSPALSSQKTLNLKVSDVNDNPPRFQKSVYTAFITENNSPGLSIFTLSAKDDDWNQNARISYLLEDTSVGGSPVSSFISVNADSGVVHALRGFDYEQMKSVQVCVKAQDGGSPPLSTNVTLDIIIQDQNDNAPQVLYPVQTGASVVAEIVPRAADVGYLVTKVVAVDVDSGQNAWLSYKLQKAADRALFEVGLQNGEIRTVRQVTDKDAVKQKLTVVVEDNGQPSRSAVVSINVAVADSFPEVLSEFTDFTHEKQYNDSLTFYLVLALAAVSFLFITCVVVIISVKIYRWRQSRFLYQSNLPVIPYYPPHYADTGVTGTLPHGYNYEVCMTTDSRKSDCKFSTLGGQSVLVVDPSFSQTMQRAMKENDFTEENVHSELQKPPNTDWRFPPNQRPGPSGAGARPEEAGAGAGVIAGTGPWPNPPTEAEQLQAMMAAANEERNTHRFETSGRK